Proteins from a genomic interval of Ptychodera flava strain L36383 chromosome 7, AS_Pfla_20210202, whole genome shotgun sequence:
- the LOC139136612 gene encoding neuronal acetylcholine receptor subunit alpha-9-II-like isoform X2 has translation MMDTKEVLEIALHSLQRIEHSLKEIEANSKQTDSDVWHTKRADNQKEVIWEEQWHPRLVFTNAISVDKMETKHHLYEDKDSDDGIPYAAMNFRLKATFKEPMELYDFPFDCQDLTIRIMSDWPDTDVQFKKNMSIKDSIRIDTFTGAQEWDLHKHVISQAVDEDRELTGSHRKYPMYHITAHVQRRIGFYLWNVALIMFLIMCMTFASFSVDPFEPADRLSVTLTLLLTSVAFKFVVSQSLPTISYLTILDKYILFCMTFQCIMVVQNATASVYTDVKDAKLFDLICITCLACLVAVAHLSFGITIALKYKASQKEMKAANQKYQELCQQINKTWTENMAKRQQRDEEKTVKYEINYVENDHHEIKRKKAKRSRVRPNESKDGKGLGRLKDPDRRRHDGDHSESTERQSKSQSAEYNIPI, from the exons ATGATGGATACGAAGGAGGTTTTAGAGATTGCTTTACATAGTTTACAACGGATTGAGcacagtttgaaagaaatcgaaGCAAATTCGAAGCAAACGGACAGTGATGTATGGCACACGAAGCGAGCGGACAACCAAAAG GAAGTTATTTGGGAAGAACAATGGCACCCCAGGTTGGTGTTTACCAATGCAATTTCTGTTGATAAAATGGAAACTAAACATCACTTGTATGAAGACAAAGACAGTGATGATGGTATTCCCTATGCTGCCATGAATTTTCGACTGAAGGCAACTTTTAAAGAACCCATGGAACTCTATGATTTCCCCTTTGACTGTCAG GACCTAACCATCAGAATTATGTCAGACTGGCCTGATACTGATGTACAATTCAAGAAAAATATGAGCATTAAAGATAGCATCCGAATAGATACATTTACAG GGGCACAAGAGTGGGACCTGCACAAGCATGTAATAAGCCAAGCAGTAGATGAAGATAGAGAATTGACTGGCTCCCACCGCAAATATCCCATGTATCATATCACAGCACATGTACAGAGGAGAATTGGTTTCTATCTTTGGAATGTTGCTTTGATCATG TTCCTTATCATGTGTATGACGTTTGCATCGTTTTCGGTGGATCCATTTGAACCTGCAGATAGACTCAGCGTCACCCTCACTTTACTGTTGACATCAGTTGCATTCAAATTTGTCGTGTCACAGAGTTTACCAACGATATCCTATCTAACCATTCTG GACAAATACATCCTCTTCTGCATGACATTTCAGTGCATAATGGTTGTCCAGAATGCTACAGCATCAGTTTATACAGATGTCAAAGATGCAAAATTGTTTGATTTGATCTGCATTACCTGTCTGGCATGTCTGGTTGCAGTGGCTCACTTGTCATTTGGTATCACAATAGCATTAAAG TATAAAGCTTCACAAAAAGAAATGAAAGCAGCAAATCAGAAGTACCAG GAACTCTGTCAGCAAATCAATAAAACTTGGACAGAAAACATGGCAAAGAGACAGCAAAGAGATGaagaaaaaactgtcaaatacGAAATAAATTATGTTGAAAATGACCATCATGAAATCAAGAGGAAGAAAGCTAAGAGGTCAAGGGTCAGACCAAATGAATCCAAAGACGGAAAAGGACTAGGTCGGCTCAAGGATCCTGATAGACGAAGACATGATGGTGATCATTCTGAATCCACAGAG
- the LOC139136612 gene encoding cys-loop ligand-gated ion channel-like isoform X1, with the protein MMDTKEVLEIALHSLQRIEHSLKEIEANSKQTDSDVWHTKRADNQKVTVLIRCNIISVGDIDTVKQEFTTEIWLSAIWKEPTLIGKNREEVIWEEQWHPRLVFTNAISVDKMETKHHLYEDKDSDDGIPYAAMNFRLKATFKEPMELYDFPFDCQDLTIRIMSDWPDTDVQFKKNMSIKDSIRIDTFTGAQEWDLHKHVISQAVDEDRELTGSHRKYPMYHITAHVQRRIGFYLWNVALIMFLIMCMTFASFSVDPFEPADRLSVTLTLLLTSVAFKFVVSQSLPTISYLTILDKYILFCMTFQCIMVVQNATASVYTDVKDAKLFDLICITCLACLVAVAHLSFGITIALKYKASQKEMKAANQKYQELCQQINKTWTENMAKRQQRDEEKTVKYEINYVENDHHEIKRKKAKRSRVRPNESKDGKGLGRLKDPDRRRHDGDHSESTERQSKSQSAEYNIPI; encoded by the exons ATGATGGATACGAAGGAGGTTTTAGAGATTGCTTTACATAGTTTACAACGGATTGAGcacagtttgaaagaaatcgaaGCAAATTCGAAGCAAACGGACAGTGATGTATGGCACACGAAGCGAGCGGACAACCAAAAG GTGACAGTACTTATTCGATGTAATATAATAAGTGTTGGTGATATAGACACAGTAAAGCAGGAATTTACGACAGAAATATGGCTAAGTGCAATTTGGAAAGAACCTACCTTGATTGGCAAAAATCGTGAG GAAGTTATTTGGGAAGAACAATGGCACCCCAGGTTGGTGTTTACCAATGCAATTTCTGTTGATAAAATGGAAACTAAACATCACTTGTATGAAGACAAAGACAGTGATGATGGTATTCCCTATGCTGCCATGAATTTTCGACTGAAGGCAACTTTTAAAGAACCCATGGAACTCTATGATTTCCCCTTTGACTGTCAG GACCTAACCATCAGAATTATGTCAGACTGGCCTGATACTGATGTACAATTCAAGAAAAATATGAGCATTAAAGATAGCATCCGAATAGATACATTTACAG GGGCACAAGAGTGGGACCTGCACAAGCATGTAATAAGCCAAGCAGTAGATGAAGATAGAGAATTGACTGGCTCCCACCGCAAATATCCCATGTATCATATCACAGCACATGTACAGAGGAGAATTGGTTTCTATCTTTGGAATGTTGCTTTGATCATG TTCCTTATCATGTGTATGACGTTTGCATCGTTTTCGGTGGATCCATTTGAACCTGCAGATAGACTCAGCGTCACCCTCACTTTACTGTTGACATCAGTTGCATTCAAATTTGTCGTGTCACAGAGTTTACCAACGATATCCTATCTAACCATTCTG GACAAATACATCCTCTTCTGCATGACATTTCAGTGCATAATGGTTGTCCAGAATGCTACAGCATCAGTTTATACAGATGTCAAAGATGCAAAATTGTTTGATTTGATCTGCATTACCTGTCTGGCATGTCTGGTTGCAGTGGCTCACTTGTCATTTGGTATCACAATAGCATTAAAG TATAAAGCTTCACAAAAAGAAATGAAAGCAGCAAATCAGAAGTACCAG GAACTCTGTCAGCAAATCAATAAAACTTGGACAGAAAACATGGCAAAGAGACAGCAAAGAGATGaagaaaaaactgtcaaatacGAAATAAATTATGTTGAAAATGACCATCATGAAATCAAGAGGAAGAAAGCTAAGAGGTCAAGGGTCAGACCAAATGAATCCAAAGACGGAAAAGGACTAGGTCGGCTCAAGGATCCTGATAGACGAAGACATGATGGTGATCATTCTGAATCCACAGAG
- the LOC139136612 gene encoding uncharacterized protein isoform X4 has translation MMDTKEVLEIALHSLQRIEHSLKEIEANSKQTDSDVWHTKRADNQKVTVLIRCNIISVGDIDTVKQEFTTEIWLSAIWKEPTLIGKNREEVIWEEQWHPRLVFTNAISVDKMETKHHLYEDKDSDDGIPYAAMNFRLKATFKEPMELYDFPFDCQDLTIRIMSDWPDTDVQFKKNMSIKDSIRIDTFTGAQEWDLHKHVISQAVDEDRELTGSHRKYPMYHITAHVQRRIGFYLWNVALIMYKASQKEMKAANQKYQELCQQINKTWTENMAKRQQRDEEKTVKYEINYVENDHHEIKRKKAKRSRVRPNESKDGKGLGRLKDPDRRRHDGDHSESTERQSKSQSAEYNIPI, from the exons ATGATGGATACGAAGGAGGTTTTAGAGATTGCTTTACATAGTTTACAACGGATTGAGcacagtttgaaagaaatcgaaGCAAATTCGAAGCAAACGGACAGTGATGTATGGCACACGAAGCGAGCGGACAACCAAAAG GTGACAGTACTTATTCGATGTAATATAATAAGTGTTGGTGATATAGACACAGTAAAGCAGGAATTTACGACAGAAATATGGCTAAGTGCAATTTGGAAAGAACCTACCTTGATTGGCAAAAATCGTGAG GAAGTTATTTGGGAAGAACAATGGCACCCCAGGTTGGTGTTTACCAATGCAATTTCTGTTGATAAAATGGAAACTAAACATCACTTGTATGAAGACAAAGACAGTGATGATGGTATTCCCTATGCTGCCATGAATTTTCGACTGAAGGCAACTTTTAAAGAACCCATGGAACTCTATGATTTCCCCTTTGACTGTCAG GACCTAACCATCAGAATTATGTCAGACTGGCCTGATACTGATGTACAATTCAAGAAAAATATGAGCATTAAAGATAGCATCCGAATAGATACATTTACAG GGGCACAAGAGTGGGACCTGCACAAGCATGTAATAAGCCAAGCAGTAGATGAAGATAGAGAATTGACTGGCTCCCACCGCAAATATCCCATGTATCATATCACAGCACATGTACAGAGGAGAATTGGTTTCTATCTTTGGAATGTTGCTTTGATCATG TATAAAGCTTCACAAAAAGAAATGAAAGCAGCAAATCAGAAGTACCAG GAACTCTGTCAGCAAATCAATAAAACTTGGACAGAAAACATGGCAAAGAGACAGCAAAGAGATGaagaaaaaactgtcaaatacGAAATAAATTATGTTGAAAATGACCATCATGAAATCAAGAGGAAGAAAGCTAAGAGGTCAAGGGTCAGACCAAATGAATCCAAAGACGGAAAAGGACTAGGTCGGCTCAAGGATCCTGATAGACGAAGACATGATGGTGATCATTCTGAATCCACAGAG
- the LOC139136612 gene encoding cys-loop ligand-gated ion channel-like isoform X3 — MMDTKEVLEIALHSLQRIEHSLKEIEANSKQTDSDVWHTKRADNQKVTVLIRCNIISVGDIDTVKQEFTTEIWLSAIWKEPTLIGKNREEVIWEEQWHPRLVFTNAISVDKMETKHHLYEDKDSDDGIPYAAMNFRLKATFKEPMELYDFPFDCQDLTIRIMSDWPDTDVQFKKNMSIKDSIRIDTFTGAQEWDLHKHVISQAVDEDRELTGSHRKYPMYHITAHVQRRIGFYLWNVALIMFLIMCMTFASFSVDPFEPADRLSVTLTLLLTSVAFKFVVSQSLPTISYLTILYKASQKEMKAANQKYQELCQQINKTWTENMAKRQQRDEEKTVKYEINYVENDHHEIKRKKAKRSRVRPNESKDGKGLGRLKDPDRRRHDGDHSESTERQSKSQSAEYNIPI; from the exons ATGATGGATACGAAGGAGGTTTTAGAGATTGCTTTACATAGTTTACAACGGATTGAGcacagtttgaaagaaatcgaaGCAAATTCGAAGCAAACGGACAGTGATGTATGGCACACGAAGCGAGCGGACAACCAAAAG GTGACAGTACTTATTCGATGTAATATAATAAGTGTTGGTGATATAGACACAGTAAAGCAGGAATTTACGACAGAAATATGGCTAAGTGCAATTTGGAAAGAACCTACCTTGATTGGCAAAAATCGTGAG GAAGTTATTTGGGAAGAACAATGGCACCCCAGGTTGGTGTTTACCAATGCAATTTCTGTTGATAAAATGGAAACTAAACATCACTTGTATGAAGACAAAGACAGTGATGATGGTATTCCCTATGCTGCCATGAATTTTCGACTGAAGGCAACTTTTAAAGAACCCATGGAACTCTATGATTTCCCCTTTGACTGTCAG GACCTAACCATCAGAATTATGTCAGACTGGCCTGATACTGATGTACAATTCAAGAAAAATATGAGCATTAAAGATAGCATCCGAATAGATACATTTACAG GGGCACAAGAGTGGGACCTGCACAAGCATGTAATAAGCCAAGCAGTAGATGAAGATAGAGAATTGACTGGCTCCCACCGCAAATATCCCATGTATCATATCACAGCACATGTACAGAGGAGAATTGGTTTCTATCTTTGGAATGTTGCTTTGATCATG TTCCTTATCATGTGTATGACGTTTGCATCGTTTTCGGTGGATCCATTTGAACCTGCAGATAGACTCAGCGTCACCCTCACTTTACTGTTGACATCAGTTGCATTCAAATTTGTCGTGTCACAGAGTTTACCAACGATATCCTATCTAACCATTCTG TATAAAGCTTCACAAAAAGAAATGAAAGCAGCAAATCAGAAGTACCAG GAACTCTGTCAGCAAATCAATAAAACTTGGACAGAAAACATGGCAAAGAGACAGCAAAGAGATGaagaaaaaactgtcaaatacGAAATAAATTATGTTGAAAATGACCATCATGAAATCAAGAGGAAGAAAGCTAAGAGGTCAAGGGTCAGACCAAATGAATCCAAAGACGGAAAAGGACTAGGTCGGCTCAAGGATCCTGATAGACGAAGACATGATGGTGATCATTCTGAATCCACAGAG